The Phacochoerus africanus isolate WHEZ1 chromosome 3, ROS_Pafr_v1, whole genome shotgun sequence genome window below encodes:
- the LOC125123565 gene encoding LOW QUALITY PROTEIN: cilia- and flagella-associated protein 65-like (The sequence of the model RefSeq protein was modified relative to this genomic sequence to represent the inferred CDS: substituted 1 base at 1 genomic stop codon) has protein sequence MGLIPSSLFQVSFLNGESLGSQAKPWITYSALFLMVLPHTCCQSSKAGPAPDNDGHDEATPLASLFMPLLPAPPTPTPWSLPSSELAGTPGLAGMLPLDLFSRHPVLIKAALDLLMRTGDSGDCTMNSGSCLTASTVAIPTITGSTAMSACSSSNASPASSVDTKLCLLKKQEKXRKRVIWGIEVAEELQWKGWELGKEITKNLVLKNLSWKIQKIKYRLPKTKFFFTVIPQPIFLSPGITLSLPIIFRPLEKKEYMDQLWFEKAEGMFRVDLRATVPCHNLICPPSLQLPMCAMGDTAEAWFCLDNVGDLTTFFTWESPGPFQVLPNTGLLEPGQACQIKVTFQPLMAVIYDVQATCWYGEGSKQKSSIQLRGIAKCAQLLVSIKQKRPEDQEAAGFQKVLHFGSVAVGCTTERQIKLYNPSAVSASFRIEMAPDTLAKDQAFWCPMAHGVVLPGEKKCVSVFFHPETLDVRTMDYLSIMPSGGASQTLLKLVGFCRGPDVSLQYHCIDFSWVNLGERSEQTLWIENKSDCTAHFQFAIDCQESVFSIRPAFGTLVGKARITLHCTFQPTHPIIYFRRVACLIHHQDPLFLDLIGTCHSDSTKPAILRPQHLAWYRTHLARGLTRYPPDILGIMLREKKLEQDKNGALMISTKDLEDIPALQYPLIPPMTEYFFDGTNDMAIFPPPVSLEPVEVDFGACPRPEDPNPVPLCLMNHTNGKITVAWTRRSDCPFWVTPNTCDVPPLKSMAMRLHFQPPHPNCLYALELEGFAVYKVLRSYNNIEEDCTVCPSWCLTLRARGHSYGATLEHHIPQYSLHVPKLFPAVSPGEPSYRSLLLINKGSMLLTFNLAPQSSPDISLRPSSGLVAPGAHQIFLICTYAKGNSWRQHVFYLQFNLCPQYLQEVSMQSREEPLQLKLDTSKSIFFKPTWVGCSSTSLFTFRNPTRLPLEFEWRVSQQLRKMLAVQPARGIIQPNESLTMTWTFSPLEETKYLFRVGIWVWEAGLPPSTKPPTTTHYMLRLVGLGVTGQPLCKGEGAGLWEHTGEQQAVQDAGASERGRLHPLLPPVPGAVQP, from the exons ATGGGCCTCATCCCCAGTTCCCTTTTCCAAGTGTCTTTCCTGAATGGTGAGTCTCTAGGCTCCCAGGCAAAGCCCTGGATCACGTATTCAGCCTTATTCCTTATGGTCCTGCCTCACACCTGTTGCCAGAGCTCAAAAGCAGGCCCTGCTCCTGATAATGATGGCCATGATGAGGCTACTCCATTGGCCTCTCTTTTCATgcccctcctgcctgccccccccacccccaccccctggtctCTTCCCAGTTCTGAactggcaggaactcctggcttagcCGGAATGCTTCCCTTGGACTTGTTTTCCAGGCACCCAGTGCTCATCAAGGCAGCCCTGGACCTCCTCATGAGGACTGGGGACAGTGGGGACTGCACCATGAACTCCGGATCATGCCTGACTGCCAGCACAGTGGCCATTCCCACCATCACGGGCAGCACAGCCATGAgtgcctgcagcagcagcaacgcTAGC CCTGCCAGCTCTGTGGACACGAAGCTATGCCTTctaaagaagcaggaaaaatgaagaaagagggtCATCTGGGGCATTGAGGTGGCCGAGGAGCTACAGTGGAAAGGCTGGGAGCTGGGCAAGGAGATCACCAAGAACCTGGTTCTGAAAAATCTGTCCTGGAAAATCCAGAAGATAAAGTACAG GCTCCCCAAGACCAAGTTCTTCTTCACGGTCATCCCCCAGCCCATCTTCCTGAGCCCAGGCAtaaccctctccctccccatcatCTTCCGGCCCCTGGAGAAG AAGGAGTACATGGACCAGCTGTGGTTTGAGAAAGCAGAGGGGATGTTCCGTGTGGACCTGCGGGCCACCGTGCCTTGCCACAATCTCATCTGCCCACCGTCCCTGCAGTTGCCCATGTGTGCCATGGGGGACACGGCCGAGGCCTGGTTCTGCCTGGACAATGTGGG GGACCTGACCACCTTCTTCACCTGGGAGTCCCCTGGCCCATTCCAGGTGCTGCCTAACACGGGACTGCTGGAGCCAGGCCAGGCTTGCCAGATCAAGGTGACCTTTCAGCCCCTGATGGCTGTCATCTATGACGTTCAGGCCACGTGCTGGTACGGGGAGGGCAGCAAGCAGAAGAGCAGCATCCAGCTGCGGGGTATAG CCAAGTGTGCCCAGCTGCTGGTGAGCATAAAGCAGAAGCGCCCAGAGGACCAGGAGGCCGCGGGCTTCCAGAAAGTGTTGCACTTCGGCTCTGTTGCTGTGGGCTGCACCACTGAGAGGCAAATCAAGCTGTATAACCCGTCAGCG GTGAGCGCCTCTTTCAGGATCGAAATGGCCCCAGATACGCTGGCCAAAGACCAGGCCTTTTGGTGCCCCATGGCCCACGGAGTCGTGCTCCCAGGAGAGAAGAAATGCGTGTCGGTGTTCTTCCACCCGGAGACTCTGGACGTCAGGACGATGGACTACTTGTCCATCATGCCCTCTGGCGGTGCCTCGCAGACCCTGCTCAAACTTGTTGGTTTCTGTAGAG GTCCTGATGTGTCCTTGCAGTACCATTGCATCGACTTCAGCTGGGTCAACCTTGGGGAACGCTCGGAGCAGACTCTGTGGATTGAGAACAAGTCAGACTGCACAGCCCACTTCCAGTTCGCCATCGACTGTCAGGAGAGTGTCTTCAGCATCAGACCTGCCTTCGGGACCCTGGTGGGCAAGGCCCGCATAACCCTGCACTGCACCTTCCAGCCCACTCACCCCATCATCTACTTTCGGCGGGTGGCCTGCCTCATCCATCACCAG GACCCGCTGTTCCTGGACCTGATTGGGACCTGCCACTCAGACAGCACCAAGCCGGCCATCCTGAGGCCACAGCACCTCGCTTGGTACCGCACGCACCTGGCGCGGGGCCTGACACGCTACCCGCCCGACATTCTGGGCATCATGCTGAGGGAGAAGAAGTTGGAGCAGGATAAGAACGGGGCCCTGATGATTTCCACCAAG GACCTGGAGGACATACCAGCCCTGCAGTATCCCCTCATCCCACCCATGACCGAATACTTCTTCGATGGCACCAACGACATGGCCATCTTCCCCCCACCTGTCAGTCTTGAGCCTGTCGAGGTAGACTTTGGTGCCTGCCCCAGGCCCGAGGACCCCAACCCTGTCCCCCTGTGCCTGATGAACCACACCAACGGCAAGATCACTGTGGCCTGGACACGAAGGTCTGACTGCCCCTTCTGGGTGACCCCCAACACCTGCGACGTGCCCCCCCTCAAGTCCATGGCCATGCGCCTGCACTTCCAGCCACCTCACCCCAACTGCCTGTACGCCTTGGAGCTGGAAGGCTTCGCTGTCTATAAG GTCCTACGGAGCTACAACAATATTGAAGAGGACTGCACCGTGTGCCCGTCCTGGTGCCTGACGCTCCGGGCGCGAGGCCACAGCTATGGTGCCACCTTGGAGCACCACATCCCGCAATACTCCCTGCATGTCCCCAAG CTGTTTCCTGCAGTTTCGCCCGGTGAACCCTCCTACCGCAGCCTGCTCCTGATCAACAAAGGCTCCATGCTGCTGACCTTCAACCTGGCCCCCCAAAGCAGCCCAGACATCTCCCTGCGGCCCAGCTCAGGCCTTGTGGCCCCTGGGGCCCACCAGATCTTCCTCATTTGCACCTATGCCAAGGGCAACTCCTGGAGGCAGCACGTTTTCTACTTGCAGTTCAATCTCTGCCCCCAGTATCTCCAG GAGGTGAGCATGCAGAGCCGGGAGGAGCCACTGCAGCTGAAGCTGGACACCTCTAAAAGCATCTTCTTCAAGCCCACCTGGGTGGGCTGCTCCTCCACCAGCCTCTTCACCTTCCGTAACCCCACGCGTCTGCCCTTGGAGTTTGAGTGGAGGGTTTCCCAGCAGCTCCGAAAGATGCTGGCCGTCCAGCCCGCCAGAGGGATTATCCAGCCCAACGAGAGCCTC ACAATGACGTGGACCTTCAGCCCCCTGGAGGAGACCAAGTACCTGTTCCGAGTGGGGATATGGGTCTGGGAAGCCGGCCTGCCCCCGAGCACGAAGCCTCCCACCACCACTCACTACATGCTCCGGCTGGTGGGCCTGGGCGTCACCGGGCAGCCTCTCT GCAAAGGAGAAGGAGCTGGACTTTGGGAACATACTGGTGAACAGCAAGCAGTCCAGGACGCTGGTGCTTCTGAACGAGGGCGACTGCACCCTCTACTACCGCCTGTTCCTGGAGCAGTGCAGCCCTGA